CTGATGGTATGCGGGCCCACGCCGCCGAATTTCTCCTCGAGGTCAATTGTGTGCAGAAGGAGTGACATCACCTCAAAACGGTAATCTACCAGTCCGAAGAGAGCTCCGATCCCAACGTCATCCACGCCGGCTTCCATTGCCCTGTGAAGAGCGTACAGTCTCCATCTCATGTTCCCTTTAAGGGTATCGGCAGGGTGAAGCCTGCGATACGTTTCCGGGTGATATGTCTCCTGAAAAACCTGATAAGTTCCGATACCAACTTCAGAAAGCTTACGCAGATCGTCAATTGGAAGAGGCGCGGCATTGATATTGGCTCTGCGAATCTCATCTCCGCTGTGTTTCGTTTCGTAGACCACTTTCAGAGTATGCGCGATGAAGTCGGCACCGGTAGTGGGATGCTCACCGTAAACCATGATAAGCCTCTTGTGCCCTTCGGCAGTAAGCGCTCTTACTTCAGCCCTTATCTGATCATCTGACAGGCAGGTTCTGGTTACAGCTGTGTTCTCCCGTCTGAAAGCGCAGTACGCACAGTTGTTAACGCAGTAATTCGATATGTACAAAGGAGCAAAAAAGACAATCCTCCGACCGTACACCTTCCGCTTGATACTGAGCCCGGTTTTGAATATCTCCTCCCACAATTCATCATTCCGGCAGTTCAGAAGAGCTGCTGTTTCGACCGGATCCAGGCGTTCAAGTTCAAGTGATTTCGCGATTATCTCCCGGATATATGAATCGGACGGATTCTTCTGCTTCTCCAGC
This genomic interval from Candidatus Aegiribacteria sp. contains the following:
- the hydG gene encoding [FeFe] hydrogenase H-cluster radical SAM maturase HydG, whose amino-acid sequence is MFTNAESKWIDSLIKQDEIDRYLNNGKDFIDEQLIWNQLEKQKNPSDSYIREIIAKSLELERLDPVETAALLNCRNDELWEEIFKTGLSIKRKVYGRRIVFFAPLYISNYCVNNCAYCAFRRENTAVTRTCLSDDQIRAEVRALTAEGHKRLIMVYGEHPTTGADFIAHTLKVVYETKHSGDEIRRANINAAPLPIDDLRKLSEVGIGTYQVFQETYHPETYRRLHPADTLKGNMRWRLYALHRAMEAGVDDVGIGALFGLVDYRFEVMSLLLHTIDLEEKFGGVGPHTISFPRLEPALNTPFVENPEHLIDDESFRKLVAVIRLSVPYTGMILTAREPQSVRNSIISLGVTQLDAGSNIGIGCYATGKTQGDRQQFELADNRTLEEVISYLVDLGMITSFCTAGYRCGRTGHYFMDIAKCGKVHELCMPNAILTFAEYLDDYASEDTRKRGWKLIGEELQQLPGDELRERVVELLERVRTGERDLYL